GCTTGGATGAATTCCCCAGGACATAGAAGTAATATTTTAAATAAAAACTTTACAGAAATTGGAGTAGGTTTGGCTAAAGATGCTAATGGTAATCCATATTGGACACAAATGTTTATAAGACCTTAATATAAATTATAAAAAGAGGGCTAAAACCTAAAATTTTGGCCCTCTTCTTTGTTTTATGTTTCAAATTTATTTTTTCTTAAACAATACCATTTTAGCTTCAATTCTTCTTTTGTGTAATTCTAGTAAAACATAAGAATACCATCGTTCTTTTAATTTTCTCATAGGAGAACCTGGATTTATCATTAAAATCTTATTTCTTGTCTTTATAATAGGTTGATGACTATGTCCAAAAATAATAATATCCACTTTATCATCTTTAAATTCATCATAAGCTCTATCTAAAGCATTTTTACCGCTGCCATGCCCATGAAATATTCCAATTTTATATCCATTTATCCTTATTATATCTTTTATAGGTAAGGTATTTTTCACATCTTTGCTATCATTGTTTCCATAAACTCCTATAAATTTCTTCTTACTTCTTATCCTCTTTATGACTTCTAAAGAATTAAAATCTCCCACATGAATGATTGTATCTACATCATAAAAATAATCATTTAATATTTTATCTATATTTTCAACTTTTTTTGTTATATGAGTATCTGATATAATCCCTATTTTCATTAGCTCACCTTCTTTATTTTAGTAATAGTTAACAATTTAATACTTATAAATTATGTTTATATTATTATATTTTAACTTCCTAAATCAGTTAATTTGTAGATCAAACAATTTTTATATAAATAAAAGTTTTTCTGAGTGCAACTAAGGAAAATATCCTCAATTATTCATTGTTCATTAAAAAAGGGGCTGTCGCACTAAGAAATTTACATACAATATATTGTAGTATTTATTCTTAATACGACAGCTCTTTTTTATATCATTCCTAAATTTTCTATTCTTATTATATTATCTACTTTTAAAACATCATTAAGTTCACTTATTTTTTTAATAGCTTTTTGTACATCTCCCTCATTTGTTCTATGAGTTACAAATACTAAAGAAACATGTTCTTGTCTTTTACCTTTTTGTATTACGGAAAGTAAACTTACATTATTTTCTCCTAATATAGTTGTAATTTCTCCTAAAACTCCTGGTTTGTCCCCTACTGTAATCCTTATATAATATTCACTTCTTACTTTACTCATATCTTTTACATTTTTTGAGACCTTATCACATTGAATAAAATGATTTTCTTCTCTTTCTTTATTTCTTATTACTGAAATTATGTCTCCAACTACTGCACTACCTGTTGGCAATTCTCCAGCACCTCTTCCATAGAGCATAAGATCTCCTACCGCATTTCCTTTTATAAAAATAGCATTAAAAGAATCATTTACATTTGCAAGGGGATGAACTGCTGGAACCATAGTTGGATGTACTCTTAATTCCAGCTCTCCAAACTCTTCTTTTATTATAGCTAATAATTTTATAACATATCCAAATTCTTCTGCATATTTAATGTCTATAGGCTCTATCTTTGTTATTCCTTCTCTGTACACCGATTTTATATCTACAAATGAGTCAAATCCTAAAGAAGTTAAAATACATAATTTATATACTGCATCAAAGGCCTCTATATCAGAAGTAGGATCTGCTTCTGCATAGCCCTTTTGTTGTGCTTCTTTTAAAGCTTCATCAAAACTTAATCCCTCTAAAGTCATTTTTGTTAATATATAGTTTGTTGTACCATTAATTATTCCTATTACTTCATTTATTTTATTAGCAGTTAAACTTTCTGTTAAACCATGAATAACAGGAATTCCCCCACCTACACTAGCTTCATAGTAGAATAATACTCCGTTGTCTTTAGCTATTTGAGATAATTCTCTACCTTTCATGGCTAATACCATTTTATTTGCAGTAATTACATGTTTTCCTTTTTTCATAGCCTTTACCATATACTCAAAGGATGGCTCTACCCCTCCCATTACCTCAACTATTATATCTATGCTAGGATCTTCTAATATATAATCTACATTTGTAGTTATTATGCTTTCAGGTACATCTACATCTCTTTTTTTATTAGCATCCTTTACTAATATTTTCCCTATTTCTATATTGTATCCAGCTCTTGTCTTTATTATGTCTTTATTCATTTGAAGTATATTCCATACTCCCTTACCTACATTACCTAATCCCAATAATCCTATTTTTATAACCTTCATAATTAAGTGCCCTCTTTCCTAGATTATTTTGTAAATTCAGCATATATAGCTCTTATAGCCTTTTCAAAATCCTCATTTTCTACTCCTACAATTATATTTATCTCACTTGATCCCTGAATTATCATTCTAATATTAACTTTTTCTC
This window of the Clostridium cochlearium genome carries:
- a CDS encoding metallophosphoesterase family protein; its protein translation is MKIGIISDTHITKKVENIDKILNDYFYDVDTIIHVGDFNSLEVIKRIRSKKKFIGVYGNNDSKDVKNTLPIKDIIRINGYKIGIFHGHGSGKNALDRAYDEFKDDKVDIIIFGHSHQPIIKTRNKILMINPGSPMRKLKERWYSYVLLELHKRRIEAKMVLFKKK
- a CDS encoding homoserine dehydrogenase is translated as MKVIKIGLLGLGNVGKGVWNILQMNKDIIKTRAGYNIEIGKILVKDANKKRDVDVPESIITTNVDYILEDPSIDIIVEVMGGVEPSFEYMVKAMKKGKHVITANKMVLAMKGRELSQIAKDNGVLFYYEASVGGGIPVIHGLTESLTANKINEVIGIINGTTNYILTKMTLEGLSFDEALKEAQQKGYAEADPTSDIEAFDAVYKLCILTSLGFDSFVDIKSVYREGITKIEPIDIKYAEEFGYVIKLLAIIKEEFGELELRVHPTMVPAVHPLANVNDSFNAIFIKGNAVGDLMLYGRGAGELPTGSAVVGDIISVIRNKEREENHFIQCDKVSKNVKDMSKVRSEYYIRITVGDKPGVLGEITTILGENNVSLLSVIQKGKRQEHVSLVFVTHRTNEGDVQKAIKKISELNDVLKVDNIIRIENLGMI